From Argopecten irradians isolate NY chromosome 2, Ai_NY, whole genome shotgun sequence, the proteins below share one genomic window:
- the LOC138316247 gene encoding retroviral integration site protein Fli-1 homolog: MDPAVCESPSSSVQHSLTPVDIENCDVASTGASEDRDSDFIETAVSSIQNNNSDSSVIIPNLSDLGGKQSVNVKLEPGLVADSVVGGVDVPLCTAVVSCPSQWANYSVTSPETLYCQPLANAQYIDTNSSIGTFDPGRSAFEPQGPPLATTPKNNLAPGTEYHIASNNRTNAVGDPMLPTVSDIDELNPFDTTAIQAVATTTYNNAYNKFSGQTMKQQLYPMEPVKPPSPSQYQRPCSPYDNPSKNMNNEPFNLTCPRSRSDSAGNDVVHQEQSKKVIVPADPTHWTVSHVREWLEWAVREYKLRDLDVSKFPHIDGRELCSLTNDHTHFVQICGWNRSVADCLLTHLNYLRDGVAVSAGYGNDTVTSNTPASTVSYTHNSGGSCVARSPTDHGFGKSAWAPQTSPAPQDPYQLYGPISSRLSSSGSGQIQLWQFLLELLSDRRNAGCIAWEGSNGEFKLVDPDEVARRWGERKSKPNMNYDKLSRALRYYYDKNIMTKVHGKRYAYKFDFVGLQQAIQPTAPDSAYRYQQDMLMSGYPSSRLNYLPAHASMPAPTTPSLFAATNPYWPTTTNNISPYISNHVMSPHAGHLSTHMGSFYS; this comes from the exons ATG GATCCTGCGGTTTGTGAAAGTCCATCTTCTTCGGTCCAGCATTCTTTGACACCGGTCGACATAGAAAACTGTGACGTAGCAAGTACAGGTGCATCTGAAGATCGGGACTCCGATTTCATAGAAACAGCAGTATCAAGCATTCAAAACAACAATTCGGATTCTAGTGTAATTATTCCAAATTTGTCGGACCTTGGCGGGAAACAGTCGGTCAATGTGAAGTTAGAGCCTGGCCTTGTGGCCGACTCTGTGGTAGGCGGGGTGGATGTACCATTGTGTACCGCTGTGGTATCCTGTCCCTCACAGTGGGCAAACTACTCTGTTACAAGTCCCGAAACTCTGTACTGTCAACCCTTAGCAAATGctcaatacatcgatacaaaTTCTTCAATTGGCACATTCGATCCTGGTCGGTCGGCTTTTGAGCCCCAAGGTCCACCTCTAGCCACCACCCCAAAAAACAACTTGGCGCCAGGAACGGAATATCATATTGCCTCCAATAACAGAACCAATGCAGTTGGTGATCCCATGCTTCCAACGGTATCTGACATCGACGAATTGAATCCCTTCGACACGACCGCCATACAAGCTGTTgccactacaacatataacaatgCTTATAACAAGTTCTCTGGCCAGACAATGAAGCAGCAACTGTATCCCATGGAGCCCGTCAAGCCCCCCTCCCCGTCCCAGTACCAGAGACCATGTTCCCCCTATGATAATCCAAGCAAAAACATGAACAATGAACCGTTCAATCTAACGTGTCCCAGGTCTAGATCGGATAGCGCGGGAAATGACGTTGTTCATCAGGAACAATCAAAGAAAGTTATTGTTCCGGCAG ATCCAACACACTGGACAGTATCTCACGTGCGAGAGTGGCTGGAGTGGGCCGTTAGAGAGTACAAACTACGGGATCTGGACGTCTCCAAGTTCCCTCACATAGACGGCAGGGAGTTGTGCTCCCTAACAAATGACCACACCCACTTTGTACAGATCTGTGGCTGGAATAGGAGTGTAGCGGATTGTCTCCTAACCCATCTCAACTACCTCCGGGACG GTGTTGCAGTAAGTGCAGGGTACGGTAATGATACTGTGACCAGTAACACTCCGGCCTCTACTGTATCCTATACCCACAACAGTGGGGGCAGCTGTGTGGCGCGCTCACCTACAG ATCACGGATTTGGTAAATCGGCGTGGGCACCGCAGACGAGCCCAGCTCCTCAGG ATCCATATCAGCTCTATGGTCCCATTTCTAGCCGCCTATCAAGTTCCG GGAGTGGCCAGATCCAGCTTTGGCAGTTTCTGCTAGAACTCCTGTCTGACAGACGAAACGCCGGCTGTATCGCATGGGAAGGGAGCAATGGAGAGTTCAAGCTCGTCGACCCGGACGAAGTGGCCCGTCGCTGGGGCGAGAGGAAAAGCAAGCCTAACATGAACTATGACAAACTTAGTCGCGCACTCAGATACTACTATGACAAAAACATTATGACAAAAGTTCATGGCAAGAGATATGCCTATAAATTTGACTTTGTTGGACTTCAGCAGGCCATTCAGCCTACTGCACCCGACAGTGCATACAGATACCAACAGGATATGCTCATGTCCGGATATCCGTCTTCTAGACTCAATTACCTGCCTGCGCATGCGTCAATGCCAGCGCCGACCACCCCAAGCTTATTTGCAGCCACAAATCCCTATTGGCCAACGACAACCAATAATATCTCACCTTACATTTCAAATCATGTGATGTCACCGCATGCAGGACACTTATCAACACACATGGGGTCATTTTACTCGTAA